Proteins encoded by one window of Leishmania infantum JPCM5 genome chromosome 32:
- a CDS encoding mitochondrial pyruvate carrier-like protein, producing MNKLSDDAEDAGWVPMSLNAIGRHAPVTIHTVSSQLASATSTCVFYPFDTLKTRFMAQDGTAVRQHNGRVYSSIQGSLALIYREEGLRTLFRGCPVAVAGSVVAWGVYMYLYRHLCNVTEYTSYVGRSGVSVLSSAISSCVTCPIFLVKSRMQLEEANRSSHYRSFWRGVRHTVHTTGARSLWRGLSPQLFLIFPNALSIPTYDTLKRFVLRYRWDHAEMTELSLVEIAVCSTLTKVWILILSHPLVMMKVRMQDERATLGKYQYRSVAQSISNVLKTQGLQGMYRGFQTALAHSLPRSLLHYCIYEKTLSLLCRRYPSS from the coding sequence ATGAATAAGTTAAGCGATGACGCCGAGGACGCAGGCTGGGTGCCGATGTCGTTGAATGCGATCGGTCGGCATGCGCCGGTTACGATCCACACCGTTAGCTCGCAGCTGGCGTCTGCCACGAGCACCTGTGTCTTCTACCCGTTTGACACGCTTAAGACCCGGTTCATGGCACAGGAcggcacggcggtgcgccagcACAACGGTCGCGTGTACTCGTCCATTCAAGGTTCACTGGCGCTCATCTATAGAGAGGAGGGCCTGCGTACGCTGTTCCGCGGGTGCCCGGTGGCCGTTGCAGGCTCCGTTGTCGCGTGGGGCGTGTACATGTATCTGTACCGTCATCTGTGCAACGTGACGGAGTACACGTCGTACGTCGGCCGCTCGGGTGTGTCAGTCCTGTCGagcgccatctcctcctgcgtCACCTGCCCCATTTTCCTCGTCAAATCCCGCATGCagctcgaggaggcgaaTCGCAGCTCGCACTACCGTTCCTTTTGGAGGGGTGTCCGGCACACGGTGCACACGACTGGTGCCCGCTCCCTCTGGCGTGGGTTGTCGCCGCAGCTCTTCTTGATCTTTCCCAACGCGCTGAGCATCCCCACCTACGACACACTGAAGCGGTTTGTTCTGCGGTACCGCTGGGATCACGCTGAGATGACAGAGCTGAGCCTCGTCGAGATTGCCGTCTGCTCCACCCTGACGAAGGTGTGGATTCTCATTCTGTCGCATCCGCTCGTCATGATGAAGGTGCGCATGCAAGATGAACGGGCCACGCTCGGCAAATACCAGTACCGCTCCGTCGCGCAGAGCATCTCGAACGTGCTCAAGACACAAGGGCTGCAAGGCATGTACCGCGGCTTCCAAACCGCCCTCGCCCACTCTCTCCCCCGCTCCCTTCTTCACTACTGTATCTACGAGAAGACACTGTCGCTTCTGTGCCGGCGATATCCGTCGTCGTAG
- a CDS encoding mitochondrial carrier protein-like protein, whose amino-acid sequence MAEKQSAAPKATALQHTVASQLGGAASTILLYPVDVIRIRFTSQDGTHTREHNGQTYRSILKAFQLIYRLEGGLPVFFRGCHVSVCGTVCAWGVYMYLYRCQCTWYEAWQAKRREAHCSGSGGSRFSETESLAACWAATWQNLLERFGFSIIASCTSAVACNPIWLLKTRMQLEEASARTAEVPRNFRTFRGGLLHTVQTTGVRSLWRGVSAQMVLAVPNAFTLPLYDTVKAAAIGFRKGELSVLDVCVCSTVTKVVLALICQPVIVVKTRLQDHRARTGEIQYRSFLQSIRTIWKRGGLAAFYRGSVPSMCQTVPRSVLMFVFYEHFLKAAQHILP is encoded by the coding sequence ATGGCGGAGAAACAGTCTGCGGCGCCCAAGGCCACCGCTCTGCAGCACACGGTGGCGTCGCAGctgggcggcgccgcgagcACGATTCTGCTCTATCCGGTAGATGTGATACGGATTCGGTTTACCTCGCAAGATGGCACCCACACGCGTGAGCACAACGGACAAACGTATCGCAGTATTTTAAAGGCGTTCCAGCTCATCTACCGCCTGGAGGGCGGCCTGCCTGTCTTTTTTCGGGGCTGCcatgtgtccgtgtgtggcACGGTTTGCGCATGGGGTGTCTACATGTACCTTTATCGATGCCAGTGCACCTGGTACGAAGCGTGGCAGGCGAAGCGCCGTGAAGCTCACTGCAGTGGAAGCGGTGGGTCGAGGTTCTCGGAGACGGAGTCGCTCGCCGCGTGCTGGGCGGCGACGTGGCAGAACCTTCTTGAGCGCTTTGGTTTTTCCATAAtcgccagctgcacctcggcggtggcgtgcaaTCCCATTTGGCTCCTCAAAACACGCatgcagctggaggaggctTCCGCACGAACAGCGGAAGTCCCGCGCAACTTCCGCACGTTCCGCGGGGGGCTGCTGCACACAGTGCAGACCACCGGGGTTCGTTCGCTGTGGCGCGGCGTGTCGGCTCAAATGGTGCTCGCCGTTCCGAACGCCTTCACCCTTCCCTTGTACGACACAGTCAAGGCAGCGGCCATAGGCTTCAGGAAGGGCGAGCTGTCGGTTCTCGacgtgtgcgtctgctccACCGTGACAAAGGTAGTCCTGGCACTCATTTGTCAGCCGGTGATCGTCGTCAAGACGCGCTTGCAGGaccaccgcgcgcgcacaggggAGATTCAATACCGGTCTTTTCTGCAGTCGATCAGGACAATATGGAAGCGAGGCGGACTGGCCGCCTTCtaccgcggcagcgtgccgtcAATGTGCCAGACAGTCCCTCGCTCTGTCCTCATGTTCGTTTTCTACGAGCACTTTCTAAAGGCGGCACAGCACATCTTGCCCTGA